One window of Corynebacterium accolens genomic DNA carries:
- the aspS gene encoding aspartate--tRNA ligase: MLRTHLAGELRKELAEETVTLTGWVSRRRDHGGVIFIDLRDRSGIAQVVFRESDVAERAHDLRSEYCVKVTGVVEPRPEGSENPNLPSGDIEVNVTDLEVLNKSAALPFQVDDPSSSGEVGEETRLKYRYLDLRRERQAKALRLRSAANRAARNVLDKHDFAEIETPTLTRSTPEGARDFLVPARLKPGSWYALPQSPQLFKQLLMVAGMERYYQIARCYRDEDFRADRQPEFTQLDVEMSFVDQDDVIALGEEIVKELWKLIGYDIQTPIPRMTYADAMKYYGSDKPDLRFDIKIVECTEFFKDTTFRVFQNEYVGAVVMDGGASQPRRQFDAWQDWAKQRGAKGLAYITVAEDGTLGGPVAKNITDAEREGIAEHVGAKPGDAIFFAAGDTKSSRALLGAARGEIAKKLDLIKEGDWAFTWVVDAPLFEPSADATASGDVALGHSKWTAVHHAFTSPKPEWIDSFDENPGEATAYAYDIVCNGNEIGGGSIRIHQEDVQKRVFEVMGIGDEEAQEKFGFLLDAFSYGAPPHGGIAFGWDRIVSLLGGFDSIRDVIAFPKSGGGVDPLTDAPAPIPAAQRKETGVDFKPEKKRNGEEAKAAKSEQEN, from the coding sequence GTGCTGCGTACCCATTTGGCCGGTGAGCTCCGCAAAGAACTGGCAGAAGAGACAGTAACCCTAACCGGTTGGGTTTCTCGTCGCCGTGACCACGGCGGCGTGATCTTCATCGACCTGCGCGATCGTTCCGGCATTGCCCAGGTAGTCTTCCGCGAATCCGATGTGGCAGAGCGCGCCCATGACCTGCGTTCGGAATACTGCGTCAAGGTAACCGGCGTAGTGGAACCGCGCCCAGAAGGATCCGAAAACCCGAACCTGCCTTCCGGAGACATCGAGGTCAACGTCACCGACCTGGAGGTGCTCAACAAATCCGCAGCGCTGCCCTTCCAGGTAGATGATCCTTCCTCCTCTGGCGAGGTAGGCGAGGAGACCCGCCTGAAGTACCGCTACTTGGATCTGCGCCGCGAGCGCCAGGCAAAGGCACTGCGTCTGCGCTCTGCTGCCAACCGCGCGGCCCGTAACGTGCTGGATAAGCACGATTTCGCCGAAATCGAAACCCCTACCTTGACCCGTTCCACCCCAGAGGGCGCGCGCGACTTTTTGGTCCCTGCCCGCCTGAAGCCGGGTTCTTGGTACGCGCTGCCGCAGTCGCCGCAGCTATTCAAGCAGCTGCTGATGGTGGCCGGCATGGAGCGCTACTACCAGATCGCGCGCTGCTACCGCGATGAGGACTTCCGCGCCGACCGCCAGCCGGAATTTACCCAGTTGGACGTGGAGATGTCCTTCGTGGATCAAGACGATGTCATTGCGCTTGGTGAAGAGATTGTCAAGGAGCTGTGGAAGCTCATCGGCTACGACATTCAGACCCCAATCCCGCGCATGACCTATGCCGATGCCATGAAGTACTACGGCTCCGATAAGCCGGACCTGCGCTTTGACATCAAGATTGTCGAGTGCACGGAGTTCTTCAAGGACACCACCTTCCGGGTCTTCCAGAACGAATACGTCGGTGCCGTAGTCATGGACGGCGGTGCTTCGCAGCCGCGCCGCCAGTTCGATGCATGGCAGGACTGGGCCAAGCAGCGCGGCGCCAAGGGCCTTGCCTACATCACCGTCGCAGAAGACGGCACCCTGGGCGGGCCTGTGGCCAAGAACATCACCGACGCGGAGCGCGAGGGCATCGCCGAGCACGTTGGCGCAAAGCCCGGTGACGCCATCTTCTTTGCCGCCGGCGATACTAAGTCTTCCCGCGCGCTGCTGGGTGCGGCCCGCGGCGAAATTGCCAAGAAGCTCGACCTCATCAAGGAAGGCGACTGGGCCTTTACCTGGGTCGTTGACGCCCCGCTCTTCGAGCCTTCTGCCGATGCCACCGCGTCCGGCGACGTGGCCTTGGGCCACTCCAAGTGGACCGCGGTGCACCACGCCTTTACCTCGCCGAAGCCGGAGTGGATCGATTCCTTCGACGAGAACCCGGGCGAGGCCACGGCCTATGCCTACGACATCGTTTGCAACGGCAACGAGATCGGCGGCGGTTCCATCCGTATTCACCAAGAAGATGTGCAAAAGCGCGTCTTTGAGGTCATGGGCATCGGCGATGAGGAAGCACAAGAGAAGTTCGGCTTCTTGCTCGACGCCTTCTCCTACGGCGCACCGCCACACGGCGGCATCGCCTTTGGCTGGGACCGCATCGTGTCCCTCTTGGGCGGCTTTGACTCCATCCGCGACGTCATTGCCTTCCCGAAGTCCGGTGGCGGCGTGGATCCGCTTACCGATGCCCCCGCGCCCATCCCCGCCGCACAGCGCAAGGAGACCGGCGTGGACTTCAAGCCGGAGAAGAAAAGGAACGGCGAAGAGGCTAAGGCCGCGAAATCAGAGCAGGAGAACTAG
- the ypfJ gene encoding KPN_02809 family neutral zinc metallopeptidase: MTFKSGADFDGQRATSGGGGGLALGGGIGSVVLVGLYLLLGGNPSDIGALLGNEQSQSGTHTGADDSAFDHCQTAEDGNKYDDCRVMFTAMSVDNVWTAELPEQAGIEYTNPGRVIFNSSTNSGCGTASSATGPFYCPADQSAYFDTTFFNSLSNYGAHNAPFAQMYIVAHEFGHHIQQLEGTLQLSDYNDPGADSNAVKIELQADCYAGIWASHADKGEDALLEPISQQQVADAVTAAQAVGDDNIQRRSTGQVQPDAWTHGSSEQRQRAFLAGYNSGRMAECDTLGRGVYS; the protein is encoded by the coding sequence ATGACCTTTAAATCTGGTGCCGATTTCGATGGCCAGCGCGCAACCTCCGGCGGTGGCGGCGGCCTCGCTTTAGGCGGCGGCATCGGCTCCGTCGTGCTCGTCGGGCTCTACCTCTTATTAGGAGGAAACCCCTCCGATATTGGTGCCCTGTTGGGCAATGAACAGTCCCAATCCGGCACCCACACCGGTGCCGATGATTCCGCCTTCGATCACTGCCAAACGGCAGAAGACGGCAATAAATACGATGACTGCCGGGTCATGTTTACCGCCATGAGCGTGGATAATGTCTGGACCGCCGAGCTACCCGAGCAAGCCGGCATCGAATACACCAACCCTGGCCGGGTGATTTTTAATAGCTCCACCAATTCCGGCTGCGGCACTGCGTCTTCAGCCACGGGGCCGTTTTATTGCCCCGCCGACCAATCGGCGTATTTTGACACCACGTTTTTCAATTCGCTGAGCAACTACGGCGCGCACAATGCCCCGTTCGCGCAGATGTACATCGTTGCCCACGAGTTTGGTCACCACATTCAGCAGCTCGAGGGCACGCTGCAGCTATCTGACTATAACGACCCCGGCGCGGATTCCAATGCGGTAAAGATCGAGCTCCAGGCAGATTGCTACGCCGGTATTTGGGCTTCCCACGCGGATAAGGGCGAGGATGCTCTGCTGGAGCCGATTTCCCAACAGCAGGTGGCTGACGCAGTCACCGCGGCGCAGGCTGTGGGTGACGATAATATTCAGCGCCGTTCCACTGGGCAGGTCCAACCCGATGCGTGGACGCACGGTTCTTCCGAGCAACGCCAGCGAGCTTTCCTTGCTGGTTATAATTCCGGCCGGATGGCTGAGTGCGACACCTTGGGGCGCGGGGTCTACAGCTAA
- a CDS encoding LLM class flavin-dependent oxidoreductase: MQFGIFTVGDVTTDPTTGESPSEAERIRNITEIALKAEEVGLDVFATGEHHNPPFVPSSPTTHLAYIAAQTERLQLSTSTTLITTNDPVKIAEDYAFLQHLSGGRVDLMMGRGNTGPVYPWFGKDIRQGIPLAVENYHLLRRLWRENSVNWEGKFRTPLQAFTSTPAPLDGIPPFVWHGSIRSTQIAEQAAYYGDGFFHNNIFWNQEHTAKMVNMYRRRFASYGHGQADQAIVGLGGQVFIGDTEEEAKRFFRPYFDNAPVYGHGPSLEEFTDYTPLTVGTAEQVIERTLKFADYVGDYQRQLFLIDHAGLPQEVVLKQIEILGTQVVPELRRRFEQRRPEHVPSDPPTHATLKQHPDSPHFRVSPGKED; encoded by the coding sequence ATGCAATTTGGCATTTTCACGGTCGGAGATGTGACCACCGATCCAACGACGGGCGAAAGCCCATCAGAGGCGGAGCGAATCCGCAATATTACGGAAATCGCGCTCAAGGCAGAAGAAGTGGGCCTCGATGTCTTCGCCACAGGCGAGCACCACAACCCGCCCTTCGTTCCGTCCTCCCCGACGACCCACCTAGCCTATATCGCAGCGCAGACCGAGCGCTTGCAGCTTTCTACCTCCACGACGCTGATTACCACCAATGACCCGGTAAAGATCGCGGAAGATTACGCCTTCTTACAGCACCTCTCCGGCGGCCGTGTGGATCTGATGATGGGGCGCGGCAATACCGGCCCCGTCTACCCGTGGTTTGGCAAAGATATCCGCCAAGGCATCCCGTTGGCCGTGGAAAATTACCACTTGCTGCGCCGCCTGTGGCGGGAAAACAGCGTCAACTGGGAGGGCAAATTCCGCACCCCGTTGCAGGCGTTTACCTCTACCCCGGCGCCCCTCGATGGCATCCCGCCGTTTGTATGGCACGGCTCCATTCGTTCTACCCAGATTGCAGAACAAGCGGCCTATTACGGCGACGGGTTCTTTCACAATAATATCTTCTGGAATCAAGAACACACGGCCAAGATGGTCAACATGTACCGGCGTCGCTTTGCTTCCTATGGCCACGGCCAAGCAGACCAAGCCATCGTGGGGCTCGGCGGCCAGGTATTCATCGGCGATACTGAAGAGGAGGCCAAGAGGTTCTTCCGCCCGTACTTCGATAACGCCCCCGTGTACGGGCACGGGCCTAGCCTGGAGGAATTTACTGACTACACCCCGCTGACCGTGGGTACCGCAGAGCAGGTTATTGAGCGCACCCTGAAATTTGCGGACTACGTGGGCGATTACCAACGCCAGCTCTTCCTCATCGATCACGCCGGGCTGCCACAAGAAGTGGTGCTCAAGCAGATAGAAATTCTTGGCACACAAGTAGTACCGGAGCTTCGTCGGCGCTTTGAGCAGCGACGACCAGAGCATGTACCCTCGGACCCACCAACGCATGCCACGCTCAAGCAGCACCCAGATTCCCCGCACTTTCGCGTAAGCCCTGGAAAGGAGGACTAA
- a CDS encoding FMN reductase has translation MRSLVVLTAGLSEPSSTRQLAETIAEATEAKISARGEGVNTHIIEVRTLASELATAMTNWAAPTPQLDEAKELLSTADGFIAVTPAFQGSYSGLFKMFFDVLDAHALEELPTIVAATGGSPRHALILDYALRPLLNYLHAHVVPTGIFQATEDLGTAEGARIRSRIERAATQLADQMIRPTDRVAGLADAPKPSPHSRPTGIGVDEEFLPFEEILSQYDGKR, from the coding sequence ATGCGCTCTTTAGTTGTCCTCACGGCCGGGCTCTCGGAGCCATCATCTACCCGGCAATTGGCTGAGACCATTGCAGAAGCCACCGAGGCGAAGATTTCCGCGCGCGGTGAAGGCGTAAACACCCACATTATTGAGGTGCGCACCCTTGCTTCTGAATTGGCCACAGCCATGACCAATTGGGCGGCTCCAACGCCCCAACTGGATGAAGCAAAAGAGCTGCTGTCTACGGCCGATGGCTTTATTGCCGTCACCCCTGCCTTCCAAGGCAGCTACTCCGGGCTGTTCAAGATGTTTTTTGATGTTCTGGATGCCCACGCCTTGGAGGAGCTGCCCACCATCGTGGCAGCTACGGGCGGTTCCCCGCGCCACGCGCTCATCTTGGACTATGCGCTGCGCCCCCTGTTGAATTACCTGCACGCCCACGTCGTTCCGACCGGCATATTCCAGGCAACCGAGGATCTGGGCACCGCCGAGGGCGCGCGCATTCGCAGCCGTATCGAGCGCGCCGCAACGCAGCTTGCGGATCAGATGATTCGCCCCACGGATCGGGTCGCCGGGCTTGCCGATGCCCCCAAACCCAGTCCCCATTCCCGCCCTACCGGAATCGGAGTGGACGAAGAGTTTCTGCCTTTCGAGGAAATTTTGTCCCAATACGACGGAAAGCGCTAG
- a CDS encoding L-serine ammonia-lyase, giving the protein MTISVTDIFAIGIGPSSSHTVGPMRAAKQFLESLDTHPARVSAELRGSLSATGRGHASDRAVILGLAGWEPLTVPIDAEPQAGGTIPSEGTISGPSGTVDYEITFDNEPLPQHPNGMIFKAWDADGNILAEDEQYFSVGGGFILSRKELDAEMADSHEVPAGVAAATVEDTVPYEFTTGEELLNLCEANDKDIWEIVLANEEVLHKEDGGADYVLRHLDLVWDIMRECVTDGISTKGLLPGGLRVPRRAPKMYAQLLEQKNDPHSGFSAMEWVNLFALAVNEQNAAGGRVITAPTNGACGIIPAVLHYARDFHGGFCRESARRYLLTAGAIGMIIKQNASISGAEVGCQGEVGSASSMSAAGMAALLGATPAQVENAAEIALEHNLGLTCDPVGGLVQIPCIERNAIGAVKSINAARMAMMGEGTHHVTLDNAVQTMADTGRDMHSKYKETSLGGLAKTMGFSVSQVEC; this is encoded by the coding sequence ATGACTATTAGCGTTACTGACATTTTCGCCATCGGCATTGGTCCATCCTCCTCTCACACGGTTGGGCCGATGCGCGCCGCGAAGCAATTTCTAGAATCCCTCGATACCCATCCCGCCCGCGTCTCGGCGGAACTGCGCGGTTCGCTGTCCGCCACCGGACGCGGCCACGCCTCCGACCGCGCCGTCATCCTTGGACTCGCCGGCTGGGAGCCGCTGACCGTTCCCATCGATGCCGAGCCGCAAGCCGGCGGCACAATCCCCAGCGAAGGCACCATCTCTGGCCCGTCTGGCACCGTCGACTACGAAATCACCTTTGATAACGAGCCACTACCCCAGCACCCCAACGGCATGATCTTCAAGGCCTGGGATGCTGATGGCAACATCCTTGCTGAAGACGAACAGTACTTCTCTGTCGGCGGTGGCTTCATCCTCTCCCGCAAAGAGCTCGACGCAGAGATGGCCGATAGCCACGAAGTACCCGCCGGCGTTGCCGCAGCAACCGTAGAAGATACCGTGCCCTATGAATTCACCACCGGCGAAGAACTGCTCAACCTGTGCGAGGCCAACGACAAGGACATTTGGGAAATCGTCCTTGCCAATGAGGAAGTGCTCCACAAAGAGGACGGCGGCGCGGATTATGTCCTGCGCCACTTGGATCTTGTATGGGATATCATGCGCGAATGCGTGACCGATGGCATTTCCACCAAGGGCCTGCTACCCGGTGGCCTCCGCGTGCCGCGGCGCGCCCCCAAGATGTATGCGCAGCTGCTCGAGCAGAAAAATGACCCACACTCTGGCTTTTCCGCCATGGAATGGGTCAACCTCTTCGCCTTAGCGGTCAACGAGCAAAACGCTGCGGGCGGCCGCGTTATTACCGCGCCCACCAACGGCGCCTGCGGCATCATTCCCGCAGTGCTGCACTATGCGCGCGACTTCCACGGTGGCTTCTGCCGCGAATCCGCACGCCGTTACCTGCTCACCGCCGGCGCCATCGGCATGATCATCAAACAGAACGCCTCCATTTCCGGCGCCGAGGTGGGCTGCCAGGGCGAAGTCGGCTCTGCCTCGTCCATGTCCGCTGCCGGGATGGCGGCACTCCTCGGCGCTACCCCAGCACAGGTGGAAAATGCGGCCGAAATCGCCCTTGAGCACAACCTCGGCCTTACCTGCGATCCGGTCGGCGGCCTCGTGCAAATCCCGTGTATTGAGCGCAATGCCATTGGCGCGGTGAAATCCATTAACGCCGCCCGCATGGCGATGATGGGTGAAGGCACCCACCACGTCACCCTCGATAACGCCGTGCAAACCATGGCGGATACGGGCCGCGATATGCACTCCAAGTACAAGGAGACCTCCCTCGGCGGCTTGGCCAAGACGATGGGCTTTAGCGTTTCCCAGGTCGAGTGCTAA
- the hisS gene encoding histidine--tRNA ligase, whose translation MSEEKRFQALSAPKGVPDYYPPESATFYKVRQTMVEQAHLSGFQHIELPIFEDTALFARGVGESTDVVSKEMYTFADRGERSVTLRPEGTAGVMRSVIQHNLDRGQLPVKLNYSGPFFRYERPQAGRYRQLQQVGVEAIGVDDPALDAEVIALADRSYRALGLSGFRLELTSLGDRNCRPAYREKLQEFLFKLDLDEETRRRAEINPLRVLDDKRPEMQEQLADAPLMLDYLNAECREHFETVTGMLDDMGVAYEINPRMVRGLDYYTKTCFEFVHDGLGAQSGIGGGGRYDGLMAQLGGQDLSGIGYGLGVDRAILALEAEGITLEGSDSRVDVYGIALGTAAKRRMTGIINDLRKAGIAADMSFGDRGLKGAMKGADRAGARFALVLGDQELENGTVAVKDLAAHEQRDIELSQLVAVLGRDLEG comes from the coding sequence ATGAGTGAAGAGAAGCGGTTCCAGGCACTGTCCGCACCGAAGGGTGTGCCAGATTATTACCCACCAGAGTCTGCGACTTTTTATAAGGTCCGCCAGACCATGGTGGAACAGGCGCATCTTTCCGGTTTTCAGCACATTGAATTGCCCATTTTTGAAGATACCGCGCTCTTTGCCCGCGGGGTGGGCGAATCTACCGACGTGGTCTCCAAGGAGATGTACACTTTCGCGGATCGCGGTGAGCGCTCCGTGACCCTGCGCCCGGAGGGAACTGCGGGCGTGATGCGCTCGGTCATTCAACACAATTTGGATCGCGGTCAGCTGCCGGTAAAGCTGAACTACAGCGGCCCGTTCTTCCGCTATGAGCGCCCGCAGGCAGGCCGCTACCGTCAGCTTCAGCAGGTTGGCGTGGAGGCCATCGGCGTCGACGATCCAGCACTGGATGCGGAGGTCATCGCCTTGGCGGATCGCTCCTACAGAGCTCTGGGGCTTTCCGGGTTCCGCCTGGAATTGACCAGCTTGGGCGACCGCAATTGCCGGCCCGCCTACCGCGAAAAGCTGCAGGAATTCTTGTTTAAGCTGGACTTGGATGAGGAGACCCGCCGCCGCGCGGAGATCAATCCTTTGCGCGTCTTGGATGATAAGCGCCCGGAGATGCAGGAGCAGCTTGCCGATGCCCCCTTGATGCTCGACTACCTCAACGCCGAGTGCCGCGAGCACTTTGAGACCGTGACGGGCATGCTGGATGATATGGGCGTTGCCTACGAAATTAACCCGCGCATGGTGCGCGGCTTGGACTACTACACCAAGACCTGCTTTGAATTCGTCCACGATGGCCTGGGTGCCCAATCCGGCATTGGCGGCGGTGGCCGCTACGACGGGTTGATGGCGCAGCTGGGCGGACAGGATCTTTCGGGCATCGGCTATGGCTTAGGCGTTGACCGCGCCATCCTCGCCCTCGAGGCGGAGGGCATCACCTTAGAAGGCAGTGATTCCCGCGTGGATGTCTACGGCATTGCCTTAGGTACTGCGGCCAAGCGCCGCATGACCGGCATCATCAACGACCTGCGCAAGGCGGGAATCGCTGCGGATATGTCCTTTGGTGATCGCGGCCTTAAGGGCGCAATGAAGGGCGCTGACCGCGCGGGTGCGCGCTTTGCTTTGGTCTTGGGAGATCAAGAACTAGAAAACGGCACCGTTGCCGTGAAGGACTTGGCCGCCCACGAGCAGCGCGATATTGAGCTATCACAGCTGGTTGCCGTTCTAGGACGGGATCTAGAAGGCTAG
- a CDS encoding MBL fold metallo-hydrolase, with translation MDIQGFTAGPFRTNTYIVAEGKRAFIVDPGMDSMSKVLSHDYDYEAIVLTHGHIDHTREAGELAQELDIPVYIHPADKFMLDSGEGVSAQAQELFQASRMVPISDLRELHGGEELELIGHTFTLQHAPGHSPGCVLIISDTFALTGDVLFAGGMGRVDLPDSNPQAMLDSLAGPVWDLDDELDILPGHGPTSTMRQERATNPFLRKSHGVV, from the coding sequence ATGGATATTCAAGGATTTACCGCGGGACCATTTCGCACGAATACCTATATCGTGGCGGAGGGAAAGCGCGCCTTCATCGTGGATCCGGGCATGGATTCCATGTCGAAGGTTCTATCGCACGACTATGACTATGAAGCCATTGTGCTCACACACGGCCACATCGACCACACCCGCGAGGCCGGTGAATTGGCACAGGAGCTCGATATCCCCGTTTATATTCATCCCGCAGATAAGTTCATGTTGGATTCTGGGGAGGGTGTTTCCGCCCAGGCGCAGGAGCTATTCCAGGCTTCGCGCATGGTGCCCATTTCCGATCTCCGCGAACTCCACGGTGGTGAAGAGCTGGAGCTAATCGGGCATACATTTACCCTTCAGCACGCGCCTGGGCATTCGCCGGGGTGCGTATTGATCATTTCGGATACTTTTGCCCTTACCGGTGATGTCCTTTTTGCCGGGGGAATGGGGCGGGTCGATCTGCCGGATTCTAATCCGCAGGCCATGCTGGATTCATTGGCGGGCCCGGTGTGGGATTTGGACGATGAGCTGGACATTCTTCCCGGCCACGGCCCAACCTCGACCATGCGTCAGGAGAGGGCGACCAACCCATTCCTGCGAAAATCCCATGGGGTAGTCTAG
- the tpx gene encoding thiol peroxidase: MAEVKFSDEPTQTAGELPAVGESIPEFTLVGTDLSEVTNKDFEGKRLVISIFPSIDTGVCQQQLRTFNEKAAGLDNTVVLSVSRDLPFALDRFCAAEGIENVETASDFRSDFGEKFGVTLQGSPLKGLLARSVVVTDADHKVIYNELVPEVTTEPDYEKALAALQ, encoded by the coding sequence ATGGCTGAAGTTAAATTTTCTGACGAACCTACCCAAACCGCTGGTGAGCTTCCTGCTGTAGGGGAGTCCATCCCAGAGTTCACCCTCGTTGGCACCGACCTTTCTGAGGTCACCAATAAGGATTTCGAGGGCAAGCGCCTCGTTATCTCGATTTTCCCTTCCATCGATACGGGCGTGTGCCAGCAGCAGCTGCGCACCTTTAATGAAAAGGCCGCGGGCCTGGACAACACCGTTGTCTTGTCCGTTTCCCGCGACCTGCCCTTCGCGCTGGATCGTTTCTGCGCCGCAGAGGGCATTGAAAACGTGGAGACCGCCTCCGATTTCCGCTCCGATTTTGGTGAGAAGTTCGGCGTGACCCTGCAAGGCTCCCCGCTCAAGGGCCTGTTGGCGCGCTCCGTTGTGGTCACCGACGCTGACCACAAGGTCATCTACAACGAATTGGTGCCAGAGGTAACCACCGAGCCGGACTACGAGAAGGCTCTTGCCGCCCTGCAATAA
- a CDS encoding peptidylprolyl isomerase, giving the protein MPDNKKRGEDALHKLDRELKSRDRKQKTRPFGVAAASLVVILGIAGGIYFLSTRDGSEGDIQAEDTSEAQTTQEAPKAEPLSGKRAEALPATVQCNYEDNGQDGHGAKKPDGKDISTEGTVTVSFDTTQGPIEMDLDRAAAPCTTHAISELAESGFYDDTVCHRMTSGVLNVLQCGDPTGSGSGGPGFKFADEYPADETDAKDAQNPVVYPRGSVAMANSGPDTNGSQFFLNYDDSELAPNYTYFGTISEEGLKTLDKIAEAGVDTGDQSGHPGQEDGKPAEEVKIKKATVKA; this is encoded by the coding sequence GTGCCAGATAATAAAAAGCGCGGAGAAGACGCGCTGCACAAGCTCGATCGTGAGCTAAAGTCCCGTGACCGCAAGCAAAAGACTCGTCCTTTTGGTGTCGCCGCAGCCTCGCTCGTCGTCATCCTTGGCATCGCCGGAGGAATCTACTTCCTGTCCACCCGCGATGGCTCTGAGGGCGACATCCAGGCAGAAGATACCTCTGAGGCACAGACCACGCAGGAAGCCCCCAAGGCTGAACCCTTGAGCGGCAAGCGCGCGGAAGCCCTGCCAGCCACCGTCCAGTGCAACTACGAGGACAATGGCCAGGATGGCCACGGCGCGAAGAAGCCCGACGGCAAGGATATTTCCACCGAGGGCACCGTCACCGTCTCCTTCGATACCACCCAGGGCCCGATTGAGATGGACCTGGACCGTGCCGCTGCGCCGTGCACCACCCACGCCATCTCGGAACTGGCTGAATCCGGCTTCTACGATGACACCGTCTGCCACCGCATGACCTCTGGCGTGTTGAACGTGCTCCAGTGCGGCGACCCCACCGGTTCCGGTTCCGGCGGCCCAGGCTTCAAGTTTGCCGATGAATACCCCGCCGATGAAACCGATGCCAAGGACGCACAGAACCCCGTTGTCTACCCACGCGGTTCCGTCGCTATGGCCAATAGCGGCCCGGATACCAACGGTTCCCAGTTCTTCCTTAACTACGATGACTCGGAGCTTGCCCCTAACTACACCTACTTCGGCACCATCTCCGAAGAAGGCCTGAAGACCCTAGACAAGATTGCTGAGGCCGGCGTAGACACCGGCGATCAGAGCGGTCACCCAGGCCAAGAAGACGGCAAGCCTGCTGAAGAGGTAAAGATTAAAAAGGCTACGGTAAAGGCTTAG
- a CDS encoding superoxide dismutase, translated as MFVCVPFAFLLRSSGTSRWLRYGLFSSLSDNDPGGDAAEGSDILQTANRNLSPNGGGEPTGELAEAIDLDFGSFEKFKAHFSAAALGLQGSSWAVLGYDHIAGRLLVEQLTDQQGNTSVNFTPLLMLDMWEHAFYLQYKNVKPDYVKAVWNVFNWDDVAERFAAAKK; from the coding sequence ATGTTTGTCTGCGTTCCTTTTGCTTTTCTTTTGAGGAGCAGTGGAACTAGTCGCTGGCTTCGGTATGGCTTATTTTCGTCCCTGTCTGACAATGATCCGGGGGGTGATGCCGCCGAAGGCAGTGACATACTCCAAACTGCTAATAGGAACCTGAGCCCTAACGGTGGCGGCGAGCCAACCGGTGAGCTCGCGGAGGCTATCGACCTCGACTTCGGTTCCTTCGAGAAGTTCAAGGCGCACTTCTCCGCAGCAGCACTCGGCCTGCAGGGTTCCAGCTGGGCCGTGCTGGGTTACGACCACATTGCTGGCCGCCTGCTCGTTGAGCAGCTGACCGACCAGCAGGGCAACACCTCCGTGAACTTCACCCCACTGCTGATGCTGGATATGTGGGAGCACGCTTTCTACCTGCAATACAAGAACGTCAAGCCTGATTACGTCAAGGCCGTCTGGAACGTCTTCAACTGGGACGACGTTGCAGAGCGTTTCGCAGCAGCGAAGAAGTAA